From Neobacillus sp. PS2-9, the proteins below share one genomic window:
- a CDS encoding rhodanese-like domain-containing protein, producing MEEIQIITPEELQKKLEAGEKLDLVDVREDEEVAGGMIPGAKHIRMGDIPANLDYFDKDKEYILICRSSARSGNVCYYLQEQGYKVRNMIGGMLNWTGETKK from the coding sequence ATGGAAGAAATTCAAATTATTACACCTGAAGAGTTACAAAAGAAACTTGAAGCAGGGGAAAAGCTTGATCTTGTAGATGTAAGGGAAGATGAGGAAGTAGCAGGAGGGATGATCCCGGGCGCTAAACATATTCGTATGGGCGATATTCCTGCAAACCTTGATTACTTTGACAAGGATAAAGAATATATTCTTATTTGCCGCTCAAGCGCCCGCAGTGGGAATGTCTGCTATTATTTGCAGGAACAAGGCTATAAGGTCCGCAACATGATTGGCGGAATGCTAAACTGGACAGGTGAAACAAAGAAATAA
- a CDS encoding ferric reductase-like transmembrane domain-containing protein, with protein MEMFEWYMIRATGTVSYLLLYLSVLLGLYSQVQKKRKQKVTVSLFLHEALSNWALILVLGHVGFLLIDSYISFQWVEVLTPFNTDYKPLPMAMGTVSLYFLIMTISTSKVRKKIGYQKWRKLHALNPILYILVTLHGLFIGTDFQGVVLLVINILPALLIGSLLFRDKSTLEATH; from the coding sequence ATGGAAATGTTTGAGTGGTATATGATTCGAGCGACTGGAACGGTGTCTTATTTACTACTTTACCTTTCTGTCCTTCTCGGCCTGTATTCTCAGGTTCAAAAAAAGAGAAAACAAAAAGTTACCGTTTCCTTGTTTTTGCATGAGGCACTTTCCAACTGGGCACTGATTCTTGTCTTAGGCCATGTTGGTTTTTTGCTCATTGACTCGTATATTTCCTTTCAATGGGTTGAAGTGTTAACACCTTTTAATACAGACTATAAGCCTCTGCCAATGGCAATGGGGACAGTGTCATTGTATTTTTTAATCATGACGATTTCCACCTCAAAAGTACGAAAAAAGATTGGCTATCAAAAATGGCGTAAATTACACGCCTTGAATCCGATTCTCTATATTTTAGTGACGCTGCATGGACTATTCATCGGAACAGACTTCCAAGGGGTTGTCCTTTTAGTCATCAATATACTACCAGCCTTGCTAATAGGTAGCTTGCTTTTTAGAGATAAGTCGACACTTGAAGCAACTCATTGA
- a CDS encoding FAD:protein FMN transferase, whose amino-acid sequence MYSYRFNSMSTIVQISINHELFANDMMPIYKLFELIESTCSRFREDSELCRLNQQVEKEVTISSEMLSILTDAFRFYKETKGIFNPCVLTSLEDNGYARSIEYIKGQVVVPLPSTAVNTTRSPFTLYKEQQTVTLHDKIDLGGIAKGWVIDRAAERLEKMGYGFINVGGDIRIFGELPRAINIGIESPFDEKQMLSSIQVTSGAVATSTSMKRKWIVNGEWKHHLIDPRTGQSSESEILSATIAAPTAVEADVWAKTVLLLGEEQGKEWIKEKWTQAVLINRKNDIWKGEN is encoded by the coding sequence ATGTACTCCTATCGATTCAACTCTATGAGTACGATTGTTCAAATTTCTATCAATCATGAACTGTTTGCAAATGATATGATGCCCATCTATAAACTATTTGAATTAATAGAGTCGACGTGCAGCCGGTTTCGTGAAGATAGTGAACTTTGTCGGTTAAATCAGCAGGTTGAAAAAGAAGTCACAATTTCTAGTGAAATGTTGTCCATTCTTACCGATGCCTTTCGTTTCTATAAGGAAACAAAAGGTATCTTTAATCCTTGTGTATTAACGTCACTAGAGGACAATGGTTATGCTAGATCGATTGAATATATTAAGGGGCAGGTAGTCGTACCACTCCCTTCAACTGCTGTAAATACGACTCGATCACCATTTACTCTTTATAAAGAACAGCAGACAGTCACACTTCATGACAAAATTGATTTAGGTGGGATTGCCAAAGGCTGGGTCATTGACCGTGCTGCTGAACGCTTGGAAAAGATGGGCTATGGTTTTATTAATGTAGGTGGAGACATTCGGATCTTTGGAGAATTACCTCGTGCAATAAACATAGGAATTGAAAGTCCTTTTGATGAAAAACAAATGCTATCCTCTATTCAGGTGACCAGCGGAGCAGTAGCTACCTCCACCTCAATGAAAAGAAAGTGGATTGTTAATGGCGAGTGGAAGCATCACCTGATTGATCCACGAACGGGTCAGTCATCTGAGAGTGAAATTTTATCTGCTACTATTGCCGCTCCAACCGCTGTAGAAGCTGATGTATGGGCAAAAACCGTCCTTCTTTTAGGAGAAGAGCAAGGTAAAGAGTGGATTAAAGAGAAATGGACACAAGCCGTTTTAATCAATAGGAAAAATGATATTTGGAAAGGAGAAAACTAG
- a CDS encoding sporulation protein Cse60 produces the protein MIQVKLFDREHEKDLEKEMNRFLRGIDEQSLLDIKYNVAAMTEEEEEEQIYCFSAMIIYRS, from the coding sequence GTGATTCAGGTAAAGTTATTTGACCGGGAGCATGAGAAGGATTTAGAAAAAGAAATGAATCGCTTCTTAAGAGGAATTGATGAGCAGAGTCTGCTCGATATTAAATATAACGTTGCTGCCATGACAGAAGAGGAAGAGGAAGAACAAATTTATTGCTTTTCTGCGATGATTATCTATCGCTCGTGA
- a CDS encoding spore germination protein: MENNLDQHLKKELTANYEENKLLIQKILTDNGDLIVREFFFHQKKNIAIVCFYIDGLVNTNIIGSVIDSFIYQAPRLLRDMDINTLYTNLPDKINKHILHAHSVKLISKVADVIDAILSGDSVFIIEKCDQAILVSTRGWADRAVSEPQTEQVVIGPRDGFTENLRTNTALVRRRIKDPLLSIKSTVVGKSSKTTLNIAYHRGTVKKGLVEEVMKRLDNIDIDGIIDSGYISELIEDAPLSPFTTVQSTERPDKVAASILEGRVAIFVDNSPFVLIVPTYFWQFLQASDDYYSRYMAGSFFRLIRYFAFIISLVLTSIYVMLVSFHQEMIPTALALTIASGREVVPFPVLIEALIMEISFELMREAGLRMPKPVGQAVSIVGSLVIGQAAVQAGLVSPFMVIIVAITGIASFVMPNYAASFSIRLVRFPLLIASGTLGLLGFTVVFSLIAIHALSLRSFGESYLAPATPFQPSDQKDMIIRFPWWSMERLPHLAKQRQRASDSQKPKNPQGNNNNEG; encoded by the coding sequence ATGGAAAATAATCTAGATCAGCATCTAAAAAAAGAATTAACAGCAAATTACGAGGAAAATAAATTATTAATCCAAAAGATTCTTACTGATAATGGAGATTTAATTGTACGAGAATTTTTTTTTCATCAGAAAAAGAACATAGCGATCGTTTGTTTTTATATCGACGGTTTAGTAAACACCAATATCATTGGCTCCGTTATTGATTCCTTTATTTATCAAGCCCCGCGATTATTAAGAGACATGGATATAAATACTCTTTATACGAATCTTCCGGATAAAATCAATAAGCATATCCTTCATGCACACAGTGTTAAATTAATTTCCAAGGTAGCAGATGTGATTGATGCCATTTTATCGGGTGATTCCGTATTTATTATTGAAAAATGTGATCAAGCCATCCTTGTTTCGACTAGAGGTTGGGCGGACAGAGCTGTCAGCGAACCACAGACAGAGCAAGTAGTTATTGGTCCTAGAGATGGCTTTACTGAAAATTTGCGCACAAATACTGCTCTCGTTAGAAGGAGAATAAAGGATCCGCTTCTTTCTATTAAATCGACTGTAGTTGGAAAGTCATCTAAGACCACGCTTAACATTGCCTACCATCGAGGGACTGTAAAAAAGGGCTTGGTTGAAGAGGTAATGAAGAGATTGGACAATATTGATATTGATGGAATTATCGACTCGGGCTATATATCGGAATTAATAGAGGATGCGCCACTTTCTCCGTTCACTACCGTGCAAAGCACGGAACGCCCTGATAAGGTGGCAGCGTCTATTTTAGAGGGTAGAGTAGCAATCTTTGTTGATAATTCCCCTTTTGTGTTGATCGTTCCAACTTATTTTTGGCAATTTTTACAGGCAAGTGATGATTATTATTCTAGGTACATGGCTGGTTCATTCTTTCGTCTCATTCGTTATTTTGCTTTCATTATCAGTCTTGTCCTAACGTCTATTTATGTTATGTTGGTAAGCTTTCATCAAGAAATGATTCCAACAGCTTTAGCGTTAACGATTGCGTCTGGGAGAGAAGTAGTTCCATTCCCGGTCTTGATAGAGGCGCTCATCATGGAAATAAGTTTTGAACTGATGCGGGAGGCAGGGCTAAGGATGCCTAAACCTGTTGGTCAGGCCGTGAGTATCGTTGGGTCTCTAGTCATCGGACAAGCAGCCGTACAAGCCGGTTTGGTTTCTCCCTTTATGGTTATTATCGTTGCAATTACTGGTATTGCTTCATTTGTTATGCCGAATTATGCAGCCTCCTTTTCCATAAGGCTAGTTAGATTTCCTTTATTAATTGCTTCAGGAACGTTAGGTTTGTTAGGATTTACAGTTGTTTTTTCTCTTATCGCTATTCACGCGTTATCTTTAAGGTCCTTTGGTGAGTCATATCTAGCTCCGGCCACTCCTTTTCAGCCTTCTGATCAGAAGGATATGATTATAAGGTTTCCGTGGTGGTCAATGGAACGACTGCCACACCTGGCAAAGCAAAGACAACGTGCAAGTGATAGTCAAAAACCTAAAAACCCACAAGGAAACAATAATAATGAAGGTTAA
- a CDS encoding Ger(x)C family spore germination protein, which produces MFPKYIILFLSCLLLLSGCKTGKRELSDLALVMAVGLDKGEKEGTIKVTTQIARPADARGSTGAPSGQTGDPIWSASAEGETIFQAIRNLSTFSSRRVFWAHNLIIVINEDLAKEGISDIIDFFTRNPELRMRTWVVVTPNPANQVVSTMTGLEVVPGEALDKLFRYTPISVQAPRTQMIDLQSAYLNESTQPILARLHFVKRGVSNKKEGQAGAYNQVELAGAGIFREDKLVGTLKPVEVRGMIPFIEPIDTGVHILSCPDDKSKKMTVELKNQKFSVTPSFQNNKPSFKISYQTTGSVVEAACPFALEERDKVRALEKMIEKEKKKDFEKIVKKAQIEFKSDFLELGKVFNNKYPVEWRKIGPSWETIFPTVAVEVHTKATINDTVLLKKQTKPGSVKN; this is translated from the coding sequence GTGTTTCCTAAATATATCATTCTCTTTTTATCTTGTTTATTACTATTGAGCGGTTGTAAAACAGGAAAAAGAGAATTAAGCGATCTAGCACTAGTTATGGCAGTAGGTCTAGATAAAGGAGAGAAAGAAGGAACTATAAAAGTAACCACCCAGATTGCAAGGCCAGCAGATGCAAGAGGTTCCACAGGGGCTCCTTCCGGGCAAACGGGAGATCCTATTTGGTCTGCTTCCGCAGAAGGTGAAACGATTTTTCAAGCCATACGAAACTTATCCACATTTTCCAGTCGAAGGGTATTTTGGGCTCATAATCTCATTATTGTTATTAATGAAGACCTGGCAAAGGAAGGAATAAGTGACATTATTGATTTCTTTACACGAAATCCAGAACTTAGGATGAGAACTTGGGTTGTTGTCACACCAAATCCGGCAAACCAAGTAGTTAGTACGATGACGGGATTAGAAGTGGTTCCAGGAGAAGCGTTAGATAAGTTATTCAGGTATACCCCCATTTCAGTACAAGCGCCACGGACACAAATGATTGATTTGCAGTCTGCCTACCTAAATGAAAGTACTCAACCTATATTGGCAAGACTCCATTTTGTAAAACGGGGTGTCTCCAATAAAAAGGAGGGGCAGGCTGGTGCCTACAATCAGGTTGAATTAGCAGGGGCGGGTATCTTTCGGGAGGATAAGCTTGTAGGAACTTTAAAGCCTGTGGAAGTGAGAGGGATGATTCCTTTTATTGAACCAATTGATACAGGTGTACATATCTTGTCTTGCCCCGATGACAAAAGTAAAAAAATGACAGTGGAATTAAAGAACCAGAAATTCAGTGTGACTCCTTCTTTTCAAAATAATAAACCGTCGTTTAAGATATCCTACCAAACCACGGGAAGTGTAGTGGAGGCAGCTTGTCCCTTTGCGTTAGAGGAAAGAGACAAGGTAAGAGCACTAGAAAAAATGATAGAGAAAGAAAAGAAAAAAGATTTCGAGAAGATTGTAAAAAAAGCCCAGATTGAATTTAAATCTGATTTCCTTGAACTTGGAAAAGTGTTTAACAATAAATATCCGGTAGAATGGCGGAAAATTGGGCCCAGTTGGGAAACGATTTTTCCGACAGTAGCAGTTGAGGTTCATACGAAAGCAACAATAAATGATACTGTTTTATTAAAAAAACAGACAAAGCCAGGAAGTGTGAAGAACTAA
- a CDS encoding GerAB/ArcD/ProY family transporter, whose protein sequence is MKVQISNGIFMALIINMVYAKAIGLTQGSIAREVGGDMWISTLFSTIQGCLMMLLTVYLIRKTPSLNIIEQSEVLLGKWFGKIISLLLFFFFVGAAGAVFTTFVYHLKDYFLPEAPTFLFILAGMVIAVFALYHGIEVIGRMALIGVFSILMLNILIIIGSMSDFDIKELLPIFDAGLVPDVWASRHNNTDWAMATLMAAMILPKVKENKTWSKSGAYGILLGGAFVVLWPILESGVLSAEVAGQYIISCMQMARSAEIGLFIHRYEMIMIAFFALSSITQIIMTFYCATISVQRIFGIKKFNRTIIPVSFVLSAFGYWVVLDHHRAISYIESYWVLLAMSISVGVPIILLLLGLLFKKKLKNANAENLGT, encoded by the coding sequence ATGAAAGTACAGATTTCAAATGGGATTTTTATGGCACTCATAATTAATATGGTATATGCAAAAGCCATTGGTTTAACACAAGGATCGATTGCCCGAGAGGTAGGTGGGGATATGTGGATTTCCACATTATTTTCTACCATCCAGGGTTGTTTAATGATGCTATTAACGGTATATCTAATACGCAAAACTCCAAGCCTCAATATCATTGAACAAAGTGAAGTGCTATTAGGTAAATGGTTTGGGAAAATAATTAGTTTACTTCTCTTCTTCTTTTTTGTAGGTGCAGCTGGGGCGGTATTTACCACATTTGTTTACCATCTTAAAGATTATTTCTTGCCTGAAGCCCCCACGTTCTTATTTATTTTAGCCGGCATGGTGATTGCTGTTTTTGCTCTATATCATGGAATTGAGGTCATCGGAAGAATGGCCCTTATCGGTGTTTTTTCCATTTTAATGCTCAATATTTTAATCATTATTGGGTCTATGTCTGACTTCGATATCAAGGAGCTGTTACCTATTTTTGATGCTGGGCTGGTTCCAGATGTTTGGGCAAGCAGGCATAATAATACAGACTGGGCAATGGCGACCTTGATGGCCGCGATGATTTTACCGAAAGTAAAAGAAAATAAAACATGGAGTAAATCGGGAGCATACGGCATTCTCTTAGGGGGAGCCTTCGTTGTCTTGTGGCCGATTCTTGAGTCAGGTGTTTTATCGGCAGAAGTAGCTGGGCAGTACATTATTTCCTGCATGCAAATGGCAAGAAGCGCAGAGATCGGGTTGTTTATCCATCGGTATGAAATGATTATGATTGCATTCTTTGCTCTTTCGTCTATTACTCAAATCATTATGACCTTTTATTGTGCAACGATTTCCGTTCAACGAATATTTGGTATAAAAAAGTTCAACCGAACCATTATTCCCGTGAGCTTTGTACTAAGTGCTTTTGGGTATTGGGTGGTACTTGATCACCACCGGGCCATCAGTTATATTGAGTCCTACTGGGTCTTGCTCGCGATGTCTATCAGCGTTGGTGTGCCTATAATTTTGTTATTGCTAGGGCTTCTATTTAAAAAGAAACTAAAAAACGCTAATGCTGAAAATCTTGGTACATAA
- a CDS encoding NAD(P)/FAD-dependent oxidoreductase, translating to MDYDVIVIGGGPSGLMAAIAAGEKGAKVLLIDKGDKLGRKLAISGGGRCNVTNRLPVEEIIKHLPGNGRFLYSAFSIFSNEDIIRFFEKLGIELKEEDHGRMFPVSDKAQSVVDALLHQLEKLNVKVFKNSPVKDLMYEDGQASAVLLKDGQRLSAKSIVIAVGGKSVPHTGSTGDGYAWAEKAGHTITELFPTEVPVTSNEPFIKNKSLQGLSLRDIDLSVLNPKGKPIISHRMDMLFTHFGVSGPAVLRCSQFVVKAMKKWNLKEVTMSLDALPDKKEEEIFQEIIKLVKGEPKKSIKNTLKGLLPERYLLFLLEQNSIDPSEQGGTISNEKIRSFSKSCKQFLIKVNGTLPLEKAFVTGGGVSVKEIEPQTMGSKLMNGLYFCGEILDIHGYTGGYNITSALVTGRLAGTNAALFAKTSYH from the coding sequence ATGGATTATGATGTGATTGTCATCGGCGGGGGCCCATCCGGTTTAATGGCTGCCATCGCCGCTGGTGAAAAAGGCGCGAAAGTACTTTTAATAGATAAAGGCGACAAGCTGGGCCGAAAGCTTGCTATTTCTGGGGGCGGACGCTGTAATGTGACGAATCGCCTGCCCGTTGAAGAAATCATTAAGCACTTGCCAGGAAATGGCAGGTTTTTATACAGTGCTTTTTCCATCTTCAGTAATGAAGATATAATTAGATTTTTTGAAAAGCTAGGAATCGAATTAAAGGAAGAAGACCATGGGCGTATGTTCCCTGTTTCCGACAAAGCACAATCGGTCGTGGACGCACTTTTACATCAATTGGAAAAGCTCAATGTAAAAGTGTTCAAAAATAGTCCTGTAAAGGATCTCATGTATGAAGATGGTCAGGCATCCGCTGTCTTGTTAAAGGATGGCCAACGTCTATCAGCCAAATCCATTGTGATTGCTGTTGGCGGAAAGTCTGTTCCCCATACAGGTTCCACAGGAGATGGGTATGCATGGGCAGAAAAAGCGGGGCATACCATTACGGAACTGTTTCCTACTGAGGTACCTGTCACGTCCAACGAACCTTTTATCAAAAATAAATCGCTGCAGGGTTTATCTTTACGGGACATTGACTTAAGCGTCTTAAATCCAAAAGGGAAACCGATCATCTCTCATCGAATGGACATGCTATTCACTCATTTTGGCGTTAGCGGCCCCGCTGTATTACGTTGCAGTCAATTTGTTGTAAAAGCAATGAAGAAATGGAACTTAAAAGAGGTTACCATGAGTCTAGATGCTCTACCCGATAAAAAGGAAGAAGAGATTTTTCAAGAAATCATTAAACTAGTAAAAGGCGAACCTAAAAAGAGTATTAAAAATACACTAAAAGGGCTGCTCCCTGAACGGTATTTACTATTTCTCTTAGAACAAAATAGCATCGACCCATCCGAGCAGGGTGGTACCATTTCTAATGAAAAAATCAGAAGTTTTTCTAAAAGCTGTAAGCAATTTCTCATTAAGGTAAATGGCACTCTTCCACTTGAAAAAGCCTTTGTAACCGGTGGTGGGGTCTCGGTTAAGGAAATTGAACCGCAAACCATGGGGTCAAAGCTAATGAACGGCTTATATTTTTGTGGGGAAATTCTTGATATTCACGGGTATACAGGTGGCTATAATATAACCTCCGCGCTCGTAACCGGAAGACTTGCTGGGACTAACGCCGCCCTCTTCGCAAAAACTAGTTATCACTGA